The window GCGTCGCCGAGACCGCGGATGATCGCGTGCACCCGGTCGCGCGGACTGCCGGGCTCCGCATCCCGCACCCGCAGCCCGGCGAGGAAGCTCGCGTACGCCTCGCGGTTCAGTCGGTAGCCGCTGGTCGAGGACGCGATCACCTCGAGGGGCTTCGCGGCCGTCTTGACGCTGGTGACGTAGCTGCGGACGCTCCGGGTGGTGACGCCGAGCCGGTCCGCCAGTTCGCCGGCCGTGACCCAGTCGGTGGTCTCGGCCAGATACTCCAGCAGGCGCTCGTACTTCGCAGTCATCACTGTCACCCTAAGCGCTCCGGCGGAGCAGGGCTTCCTAGGGGCCGGAAGCAAGCCTGCTGGATACGTCTGCATGAGTTGGCGATGATCGTAGGAGATCGGATCAGGACGCGAGGAGGCGTGCGTGGACAGAGTGCTCATCGTCTGCGGTGCAGGAGCATCGAGCACCTTCCTCGCCGTGAGACTGCGCCGGATCATCCGGGACCGCGATCTCGACCTGGTCGTGGACGCGGGAACGCTGGCCGATCTCGACGACAGGCTCGCGGCGACGCGCATCCTGCTGGTGGGGCCCCATCTCGCCGATCGCTACGCCGGTCTGGCCGAACGGGCCGTGCGGGCCGGGGCGGTGGCGGAGCTCCTCCCCGAGAACGTCTTCGGGCGGGACGGCGCCGAGATCGCGGCCGGCCGGATCGAAGAACTCGCCGGGCTGCGGGCGCCGGCAGACCTGAACGCGGAAACACCAACGAACCGAGGAGACCTCCATGGCTGAACGAACCGTCGAACTGGCATCCAAGCACGGGCTGCACGCCCGCCCGGCCACGCTCTTCACGCAGACCGTCGCGAAGTCGGGACTGCCTGTGCAGATCTCGAAGGACGGCAAGGCCGTCAACGCCGCCAGCATCCTCGGCGTCATCTCGCTCGGCATCGAGTACGGCGACACCGTGACCCTCGTCTCCGACGCCCCCGAGGCCGACGCGCTGCTCGACGAGCTCGCGACGCTCCTGGCCACCGACCTGGACGCCGAGTGATGGCTGACGTCCTCACCGGCACCGGCATCGGCCGCGGCATCGCCGTCGGCGGGGTGCTCCGGATGCCCGACCCCCTGCCCGAGCCCACGGACACGCCCTCGGCGCTCACCCCCGACGCCGAGAAGGAGC of the Herbiconiux flava genome contains:
- a CDS encoding PTS sugar transporter subunit IIABC: MDRVLIVCGAGASSTFLAVRLRRIIRDRDLDLVVDAGTLADLDDRLAATRILLVGPHLADRYAGLAERAVRAGAVAELLPENVFGRDGAEIAAGRIEELAGLRAPADLNAETPTNRGDLHG
- a CDS encoding HPr family phosphocarrier protein gives rise to the protein MAERTVELASKHGLHARPATLFTQTVAKSGLPVQISKDGKAVNAASILGVISLGIEYGDTVTLVSDAPEADALLDELATLLATDLDAE